One part of the Augochlora pura isolate Apur16 chromosome 3, APUR_v2.2.1, whole genome shotgun sequence genome encodes these proteins:
- the Tpx-3 gene encoding thioredoxin peroxidase 3, translated as MLRLLTSLRPQVHKAVTTVLTVTKSKNSILAENERSICISSNLFCYRPQVQRPAPDFAGTAVVDGAFKDIKLSDYKGKYVVFFFYPLDFTFVCPTELIAFSERISEFKALNTQVIGVSTDSHFSHLAWINTPRKQGGLGGDLGYPLLSDFKKEISSKYNVLLEDGIALRGLFIIDTEGILKQFSVNDLPVGRSVDETLRLIKAFQFVEKHGEVCPANWQPESKTIKPNPKDSKEYFETVN; from the exons ATGTTACGATTATTAACGTCTTTGCGTCCTCAAGTTCACAAAGCG GTGACCACTGTGTTAACCGTGACAAAATCTAAGAATTCAATACTAGCTGAGAATGAACGCAGTATCTGCATCAGTTCCAATCTTTTCTGCTATCGACCTCAGGTGCAAAGACCTGCTCCTGACTTTGCTGGAACAGCTGTGGTCGATGGAGCATTTAAGGATATAAAGCTGAGCGACTATAAAGGCAAATACgttgtctttttcttttatcctTTAGATTT cacATTTGTATGTCCCACCGAGTTAATAGCATTCAGTGAAAGGATCTCAGAATTCAAAGCTTTAAACACTCAGGTAATAGGGGTTTCTACAGATTCTCATTTCAGTCACCTGGCCTGGATTAATACTCCACGGAAACAGGGTGGACTGGGTGGTGATTTAGGCTATCCTCTTCTTAGTGATTTTAAGAAGGAAATATCATCTAAATACAATGTTCTGCTCGAAGATGGAATAGCCTTGCgaggattatttattatagatacaGAAGgtatattgaaacaatttagcGTGAATGATTTACCAGTTGGTAGGAGTGTTGATGAAACATTGAGGCTTATCAAGGCCTTCCAGTTTGTTGAAAAACATGGAGAAGTTTGCCCTGCCAACTGGCAGCCAGAGTCTAAGACAATCAAACCAAATCCAAAAGATAGCAAAGAGTATTTTGAAACAGTGAATTag
- the Hmx gene encoding H6 family homeobox: MSGETEIEVSVVSEEDLELEGSRSSSTPAELLLQEKNGKTGCGLNNHHSFGFDMGKPPLRPACNPQYTSFSISSILGRPESPPVDSTSTVSGERQSSDVDRASPPTQNSQRIGSACDSPNRGLSSPTPLRYAANQRSTAVGHAIETRNNSTSIGIGCATSATSPASTFSPPSDSAANPLLGHQASADLAMLSRLGLMSSLIAGRYPVGIGVGGVFFPSTLQHLHQQQQHQHHSRLAAASSALSNAVQVTGQSDIVDADGIRGVLPGGAGWPFPWRPTHGLQTLEHPSPSDVVGTLSRVSPASASFPQRDDLDDENGEDRLHRTRSPSTGDEGHDDLGDQDDCADGDGEGESTNSTSLHGGNGSGNGGGGGGGGGGGNGQNSVQVGVDGRDSGSMKRKKKTRTVFSRSQVFQLESTFDMKRYLSSSERAGLAASLRLTETQVKIWFQNRRNKWKRQLAAELEAANMAHAAQRLVRVPILYHEASAGTGSSGGVSVSVAAPPTVTAPASVATSALSHSVGVGVGVGVGVGVGTSCPPTTAQPIFYSHHHQHHHHHPAHVQAHTLLPHQVHPQPPPPPPPPPNGQPPQSSSQ; the protein is encoded by the exons ATGTCGGGCGAGACCGAGATCGAGGTGTCCGTGGTGTCCGAGGAGGACCTGGAGCTCGAGGGCTCCAGGAGCAGCTCGACGCCCGCCGAGCTGCTGCTCCAGGAGAAGAACGGGAAGACCGGCTGCGGGCTCAACAACCATCACTCGTTCGGCTTCGACATGGGCAAGCCGCCGCTCAGGCCCGCCTGCAACCCCCAGTACACGTCCTTCAGCATCTCCAGCATCCTGGGCAGGCCAGAGTCGCCGCCGGTCGACTCCACGTCCACCGTCTCCGGCGAGAGACAGTCGTCCGACGTCGACAGGGCCTCGCCGCCGACGCAGAACTCCCAGAGGATCGGATCCGCCTGCGACAGCCCCAACAGAGGCCTGTCCTCGCCCACGCCGTTGAGATACGCCGCCAATCAACGGAGTACCGCCGTCGGACACGCCATCGAGACCAGGAACAATTCGACCAGTATCGGTATCGGGTGTGCTACCAGTGCTACCAGCCCGGCGTCCACGTTCTCGCCGCCCAGCGACTCCGCCGCCAATCCGCTCCTGGGACATCAAGCTTCCGCCGACCTGGCCATGCTCTCGAG ACTAGGCCTGATGTCGTCGTTGATAGCGGGCCGCTACCCCGTCGGGATCGGTGTTGGCGGCGTCTTCTTCCCGTCGACGTTGCAACACCTGCAccagcaacaacaacaccAGCATCATTCCCGGCTAGCAGCAGCGTCGTCGGCGTTGAGCAACGCGGTGCAAGTCACCGGCCAATCGGACATCGTCGACGCCGACGGGATCCGCGGCGTCCTGCCCGGCGGCGCCGGTTGGCCGTTTCCATGGAGGCCGACGCACGGTTTGCAGACGCTCGAGCATCCGTCGCCCAGCGACGTCGTCGGCACCCTCAGCCGCGTCAGTCCCGCATCCGCGAGCTTTCCGCAAAGGG ATGACCTTGATGACGAGAACGGGGAGGACCGTCTCCATCGGACGCGGAGTCCGTCGACGGGCGACGAAGGGCACGACGACCTTGGCGACCAGGACGACTGTGCGGACGGAGACGGCGAGGGGGAGTCGACGAACTCGACGAGCCTACACGGGGGGAACGGGTCGGGGAATGGCGGAGGCGGTGGTGGCGGAGGTGGAGGCGGTAACGGACAGAACAGCGTGCAGGTCGGTGTGGACGGTCGCGATTCGGGCAGCATGAAGCGGAAGAAGAAGACGCGCACGGTGTTCTCGCGGTCGCAAGTGTTCCAGCTGGAAAGCACGTTCGACATGAAACGCTACCTGTCCTCGTCGGAGCGGGCCGGGCTGGCCGCCTCGCTGCGGCTAACCGAGACCCAGGTGAAGATCTGGTTCCAGAACCGGCGGAACAAATGGAAAAGGCAGCTGGCCGCCGAGCTGGAGGCGGCAAACATGGCACACGCGGCCCAGAGACTGGTCAGGGTGCCGATTCTCTACCACGAGGCCTCCGCCGGGACCGGAAGCTCCGGCGGCGTCTCGGTGTCGGTGGCCGCGCCGCCGACGGTCACCGCGCCAGCCTCGGTCGCCACGTCGGCGCTCTCGCACTcggtcggcgtcggcgtcggcgtcggtgtCGGTGTCGGCGTCGGCACCTCCTGCCCCCCAACCACCGCCCAGCCGATCTTCTACTCCCATCACCATCAGCACCACCATCATCATCCGGCTCACGTGCAGGCGCACACTCTCCTGCCCCACCAGGTACACCCGCAACCTCCgccacccccgccgccgccgcctaaCGGACAACCACCCCAATCCTCCTCGCAATAA